Proteins encoded in a region of the Sterolibacterium denitrificans genome:
- the rplD gene encoding 50S ribosomal protein L4 has protein sequence MELKLINDQGQSSATLNASDALFARDYNEALVHQIVVAYQANARSGNRAQKDREQVKHSTRKPFRQKGTGRARAGMTSSPLWRGGGRIFPNSPEENFTQKVNRKMYRAGIASILSQLAREDRLVVAEDFSIDTPKTKQLVQKLKGMGLDSVLVVTDALEENLYLASRNLPRVLVLEVAETDPLSLIRFPKVLLTKSAVAKMEEMLG, from the coding sequence ATGGAACTGAAACTCATCAATGATCAAGGCCAATCGTCGGCGACGCTGAACGCTTCCGATGCGTTGTTTGCCCGTGATTACAATGAAGCCCTGGTGCACCAGATCGTCGTCGCCTATCAGGCGAATGCGCGTTCGGGCAATCGTGCGCAGAAGGATCGCGAGCAGGTCAAGCACAGTACCAGGAAGCCGTTCCGCCAGAAGGGTACGGGCCGTGCGCGCGCTGGTATGACCTCCAGCCCGCTGTGGCGTGGCGGCGGACGCATCTTCCCGAATTCCCCCGAGGAAAACTTCACCCAGAAGGTCAATCGCAAGATGTACCGCGCGGGCATTGCTTCGATTCTGTCGCAGCTGGCGCGCGAGGATCGTCTCGTCGTGGCTGAAGACTTCAGCATCGACACGCCGAAGACCAAGCAGTTGGTGCAGAAGCTCAAGGGCATGGGTCTCGACTCCGTTCTCGTGGTGACCGACGCGCTGGAAGAAAATCTTTATCTGGCTTCGCGCAACCTGCCCCGTGTGCTGGTTCTCGAAGTCGCTGAAACCGATCCGCTGTCGCTGATCCGTTTCCCCAAGGTGCTGCTGACCAAGAGCGCAGTCGCCAAGATGGAGGAGATGCTGGGATGA
- the rpsJ gene encoding 30S ribosomal protein S10: MQNQKIRIRLKAFDYRLIDQSALEIVGTAKRTGAVVHGPVPLPTRIERYNVLRSPHVNKTSRDQFEIRTHLRLMDIIDPTDKTVDALMKLDLPAGVDVEIKLQ; this comes from the coding sequence ATGCAGAATCAAAAAATCCGTATCCGCCTCAAGGCGTTCGACTATCGCCTGATCGATCAGTCCGCGCTGGAGATCGTGGGCACCGCCAAGCGTACTGGCGCCGTGGTTCATGGCCCCGTGCCGTTGCCGACCCGCATCGAGCGCTACAACGTGTTGCGTTCGCCGCATGTCAACAAGACCTCGCGCGATCAATTCGAAATTCGTACCCATCTGCGCCTAATGGACATCATCGACCCGACCGACAAGACGGTTGATGCCCTGATGAAGCTGGATCTGCCGGCTGGCGTGGATGTGGAAATCAAGTTGCAGTAA
- the tuf gene encoding elongation factor Tu translates to MAKAKFERTKPHVNVGTIGHVDHGKTTLTAAITTVLSKKWGGEARDYSQIDNAPEEKARGITINTSHVEYETETRHYAHVDCPGHADYVKNMITGAAQMDGAILVCSAADGPMPQTREHILLARQVGVPYIVVFLNKCDMVDDAELLELVEMEVRELLSKYEFPGDDIPIIKGSALKALEGDQSEIGEPAIFKLAEALDNYIPTPERAVDGAFLMPIEDVFSISGRGTVVTGRIERGIVKVGEEIEIVGIRETQKTTCTGVEMFRKLLDQGQAGDNVGVLLRGTKREDVERGQVLAKPGSITPHTHFTAEIYVLSKDEGGRHTPFFNGYRPQFYFRTTDVTGAVDLPEGTEMVMPGDNVSITVKLIAPIAMEEGLRFAIREGGRTVGAGVVAKVIA, encoded by the coding sequence ATGGCAAAGGCCAAATTTGAGCGTACGAAGCCGCACGTAAACGTAGGAACGATCGGTCACGTTGACCACGGCAAGACCACTCTGACGGCGGCGATCACCACGGTGCTGTCGAAGAAGTGGGGAGGCGAGGCGCGGGACTACAGCCAGATTGACAATGCTCCGGAAGAAAAGGCGCGCGGCATCACGATCAACACCTCGCACGTTGAATACGAAACCGAGACGCGCCACTACGCGCACGTTGACTGTCCGGGCCACGCCGACTACGTGAAGAACATGATCACGGGCGCGGCGCAGATGGACGGCGCCATTCTGGTCTGCTCGGCCGCGGACGGCCCGATGCCGCAAACGCGCGAGCACATCCTGCTGGCCCGCCAGGTGGGTGTGCCCTACATCGTGGTATTCCTCAACAAGTGCGACATGGTCGACGATGCCGAACTGCTCGAACTGGTCGAAATGGAAGTGCGCGAACTGCTCAGCAAGTATGAATTTCCCGGTGACGACATTCCCATCATCAAGGGCTCGGCGCTGAAAGCGCTGGAAGGCGACCAGAGCGAAATCGGCGAACCGGCCATCTTCAAGCTGGCCGAAGCGCTGGACAACTACATCCCGACGCCGGAACGCGCGGTGGACGGCGCCTTCCTGATGCCGATCGAAGACGTCTTCTCGATTTCCGGCCGCGGCACGGTGGTGACGGGGCGTATCGAGCGCGGCATCGTCAAGGTTGGCGAAGAAATCGAAATCGTCGGCATTCGTGAAACGCAGAAGACCACCTGCACGGGCGTTGAAATGTTCCGCAAGCTGCTGGATCAAGGCCAGGCGGGCGACAACGTCGGGGTGCTGCTGCGCGGCACCAAGCGTGAAGACGTCGAGCGCGGCCAGGTGCTGGCCAAGCCGGGCAGCATCACGCCGCATACCCACTTCACGGCGGAGATCTACGTGCTGTCGAAGGATGAGGGTGGTCGTCACACGCCGTTCTTCAACGGCTATCGTCCGCAGTTCTACTTCCGCACGACGGACGTGACGGGCGCGGTGGATCTGCCGGAAGGCACGGAAATGGTGATGCCTGGCGACAACGTGTCGATCACGGTCAAGCTGATTGCGCCGATCGCCATGGAAGAAGGCCTGCGCTTCGCCATCCGCGAAGGCGGCCGTACCGTCGGCGCCGGCGTGGTGGCAAAGGTGATCGCGTAA
- the rplC gene encoding 50S ribosomal protein L3 codes for MTLGLLGRKVGMTRIFAEDGATIPVTVLDVSNNRVTQIKTPETDGYAAVQVAFGTRRASRVNKAAAGHLAKAGVEAGSVLREFPVEPQKLSELKPGDVISVTIFSVGQKVDVSGTSIGKGFSGVIKRHNFSSNRASHGNSISHNSPGSIGMAQDPGRVFPGKRMAGHYGDVRRTQQNLEIVRVDEARQLLLVKGAVPGANGGDVIVRPAVKGA; via the coding sequence ATGACTTTAGGCCTATTAGGTCGCAAGGTCGGCATGACGCGGATCTTTGCCGAAGATGGTGCAACCATCCCGGTGACGGTTCTTGACGTGTCGAACAACCGCGTGACCCAGATCAAGACCCCTGAAACCGATGGCTATGCTGCGGTTCAGGTGGCGTTCGGCACGCGCCGTGCCAGCCGTGTCAACAAGGCGGCGGCAGGCCATCTTGCCAAGGCCGGTGTCGAAGCCGGCAGTGTGCTCAGGGAATTTCCCGTCGAGCCGCAAAAGCTCTCCGAGCTCAAGCCGGGGGATGTCATCAGCGTGACGATCTTTTCCGTTGGCCAGAAGGTCGATGTCAGCGGGACTTCGATCGGCAAGGGTTTTTCCGGCGTGATCAAGCGTCACAATTTCTCGTCCAACCGCGCATCGCACGGCAACTCGATTTCGCACAACTCGCCCGGTTCCATCGGCATGGCCCAGGATCCTGGCCGCGTGTTTCCTGGTAAGCGCATGGCGGGCCATTATGGCGATGTCAGGCGCACCCAACAAAACCTTGAAATCGTGCGCGTTGATGAAGCCCGCCAGTTGTTGCTGGTCAAAGGTGCGGTTCCCGGCGCCAATGGTGGCGACGTGATCGTGCGTCCGGCAGTGAAGGGGGCGTAA
- the rpsL gene encoding 30S ribosomal protein S12 has product MPTINQLVRKGRQAPVSKSKVPALENCPAKRGVCTRVYTTTPKKPNSALRKVAKVRLTNGFEVISYIGGEGHNLQEHSVVLIRGGRVKDLPGVRYHIVRGSLDTQGVKDRKQSRSKYGAKRPKSA; this is encoded by the coding sequence ATGCCAACCATCAATCAGCTTGTACGCAAGGGGCGCCAGGCTCCTGTGTCGAAGAGCAAGGTTCCCGCTCTGGAAAATTGCCCTGCCAAGCGGGGCGTGTGCACGCGCGTCTATACGACGACGCCGAAGAAGCCGAACTCCGCCTTGCGCAAGGTTGCCAAGGTTCGTCTGACCAATGGCTTCGAAGTCATTTCCTATATTGGTGGCGAAGGACACAACCTGCAGGAGCACTCGGTGGTGTTGATCCGCGGCGGCCGTGTCAAGGATTTGCCGGGTGTGCGCTATCACATCGTGCGCGGCAGTCTGGATACCCAGGGCGTCAAGGATCGCAAGCAGAGTCGTTCGAAGTATGGTGCCAAGCGCCCGAAGTCCGCTTGA
- the fusA gene encoding elongation factor G has translation MARKTPIERYRNIGISAHIDAGKTTTSERILFYTGMSHKLGEVHDGAATTDWMEQEQERGITITSSAVTCFWKGMDLLMPEHRINIIDTPGHVDFTIEVERSMRVLDGACMVYCAVGGVQPQSETVWRQANKYKVPRLAFVNKMDRTGANFFKVVEQMRTRLTANPVPIVIPIGAEDSFQGVVDLIKMKAILWDEASQGMKFNYAAVPAELEADARKWRESMVEAAAEASEELMNKYLENGELSEEEIVAGLRIRTIATEIQPMLCGSAFKNKGVQRMLDAVVQFLPSPVDIPDVEGESETGQPDTRPANDAAPFSALAFKLMSDPFVGQLTFVRVYSGVLKKGDTVYNSVKGKKERIGRIVQMHANERNEIEEIVAGDIAACIGLKDVTTGETLCDIEKSIILERMEFPDPVIHVAVEPKTKADQEKMGIALGRLAQEDPSFRVRTDEESGQTIISGMGELHLEIIVDRMKREFNVEANVGAPQVAYREAIRKAVEQEGKFVKQSGGRGQYGHVWIKLEPNEQGKGYEFVDAIKGGTVPREYIPAVDKGLQETLPNGVLAGFPVVDVKVTLFDGSYHDVDSNENAFKMAASMAFKDAMRKANPVLLEPMMAVEVETPEDYMGNVMGDLSSRRGIVQGMEDQVGGIKQIKAEVPLAEMFGYATTLRSLSQGRATYSMEFKHYAEAPKNVAEAIINKK, from the coding sequence GTGGCCCGTAAGACTCCCATTGAGCGCTACCGCAATATCGGTATCAGTGCGCATATCGACGCCGGCAAGACCACCACTTCCGAGCGTATCCTGTTCTATACCGGCATGAGCCACAAGCTGGGCGAAGTGCATGACGGCGCGGCCACGACCGACTGGATGGAGCAGGAGCAGGAGCGTGGGATCACGATCACCTCTTCGGCGGTGACCTGTTTCTGGAAGGGCATGGATCTGTTGATGCCCGAGCATCGCATCAACATCATCGATACGCCGGGTCACGTCGACTTCACCATCGAAGTGGAGCGCTCGATGCGCGTCCTCGACGGTGCCTGCATGGTCTATTGCGCTGTCGGTGGTGTGCAGCCGCAATCGGAAACCGTCTGGCGCCAGGCCAACAAGTACAAGGTGCCGCGTCTGGCCTTCGTCAACAAGATGGATCGTACCGGCGCCAACTTCTTCAAGGTGGTCGAGCAGATGCGCACGCGCCTGACGGCCAATCCCGTACCCATCGTGATTCCTATCGGCGCCGAAGACAGCTTCCAGGGCGTGGTCGATCTCATCAAGATGAAGGCCATTCTCTGGGATGAGGCTTCGCAGGGGATGAAATTCAATTACGCAGCCGTTCCTGCCGAGTTGGAGGCGGATGCCAGGAAGTGGCGCGAATCGATGGTCGAAGCGGCCGCCGAGGCTTCCGAGGAGCTGATGAACAAGTACCTCGAGAACGGTGAGCTGTCCGAGGAGGAGATCGTCGCCGGTCTGCGTATCCGCACCATCGCCACCGAGATTCAGCCGATGCTTTGCGGTTCGGCTTTCAAGAACAAGGGCGTGCAGCGCATGCTCGATGCCGTGGTCCAGTTCCTGCCTTCGCCGGTGGATATTCCCGATGTCGAGGGCGAGTCGGAGACGGGTCAGCCGGATACGCGCCCGGCCAACGATGCGGCGCCTTTCTCGGCGCTGGCATTCAAGCTGATGAGCGACCCCTTTGTCGGGCAACTGACTTTCGTGCGCGTCTATTCCGGCGTGCTGAAGAAGGGCGACACGGTTTACAACTCGGTCAAGGGCAAGAAGGAACGCATCGGCCGTATCGTGCAGATGCATGCCAATGAGCGCAATGAAATCGAAGAAATCGTTGCTGGCGACATTGCTGCCTGCATCGGCCTGAAGGATGTGACGACGGGTGAGACGCTGTGCGATATCGAGAAGTCCATCATCCTCGAGCGCATGGAGTTTCCCGATCCGGTGATTCACGTCGCCGTCGAGCCGAAGACCAAGGCCGACCAGGAAAAGATGGGGATTGCGCTGGGTCGTCTGGCACAGGAAGACCCGTCCTTCCGCGTGCGCACCGACGAAGAGTCCGGCCAGACCATCATCTCGGGCATGGGCGAGTTGCACCTCGAGATCATCGTCGATCGCATGAAGCGTGAATTCAACGTCGAGGCCAATGTCGGTGCGCCTCAGGTGGCGTACCGCGAAGCCATCCGCAAGGCGGTCGAGCAGGAAGGCAAGTTTGTCAAGCAGTCCGGCGGTCGCGGCCAGTATGGTCACGTCTGGATCAAGCTCGAACCGAACGAGCAGGGCAAGGGCTATGAGTTTGTCGACGCTATCAAGGGCGGCACGGTGCCGCGTGAATACATTCCGGCCGTCGACAAGGGCTTGCAGGAAACCTTGCCGAATGGCGTGCTCGCCGGCTTCCCGGTCGTCGATGTCAAGGTCACCCTGTTCGATGGTTCCTACCACGACGTCGACTCGAACGAAAACGCCTTCAAGATGGCGGCTTCGATGGCCTTCAAGGACGCCATGCGCAAAGCCAATCCGGTGCTGCTCGAACCGATGATGGCGGTCGAAGTGGAGACGCCGGAAGACTACATGGGCAACGTCATGGGCGATCTGTCGAGCCGTCGCGGCATTGTCCAGGGAATGGAAGACCAGGTCGGCGGCATCAAGCAGATCAAGGCCGAAGTGCCGCTGGCCGAGATGTTCGGTTATGCCACCACCTTGCGCTCGCTTTCCCAGGGACGTGCCACCTACAGCATGGAATTCAAGCATTACGCCGAGGCGCCGAAGAATGTTGCCGAGGCCATCATCAACAAGAAGTAA
- the rpoC gene encoding DNA-directed RNA polymerase subunit beta', whose protein sequence is MKALLDLFKQVTQEEEFDAITIGLASPDKVRSWSYGEVKKPETINYRTFKPERDGLFCAKIFGPVKDYECLCGKYKRLKHRGVICEKCGVEVTQSKVRRERMGHIELASPVAHIWFLKSLPSRLGMVLDMTLRDIERVLYFEAFVVVEPGMTPLNRGQLLTEDDYLAKVEEYGDDFSATMGAEGVRELLRTLDIANEIDTMRQELEVTTSEAKIKKLSKRLKLLEGFRQSGIRPEWMVLEVLPVLPPDLRPLVPLDGGRFATSDLNDLYRRVINRNNRLKRLLELKAPDIIVRNEKRMLQEAVDSLLDNGRRGKAMTGANKRALKSLADMIKGKGGRFRQNLLGKRVDYSGRSVIVVGPQLKLHQCGLPKKMALELFKPFIFERLEKMGIASTIKAAKKEVEAETPVVWDILEEVIREHPVMLNRAPTLHRLGIQAFEPILIEGKAIQLHPLVCVAFNADFDGDQMAVHVPLSLEAQMEARTLMLASNNILSPANGEPIIVPSQDVVLGLYYTTRERINARGEGMAFVDVSEVKRAYESGQIDLHARIKARIREYEVDEAGNRTEKITRYDTTAGRAILSEILPAGLPFSVLNKPLKKKEISKLINACFRRCGLRETVIFADKLLQAGFKHATRSGISICVDDMLVPTQKQTIMDAAESEVKEIEKQYTSGLVTIGERYNKVVDIWGRAGDQVAKAMMDQLSVQQVKDSEGKTVDQESFNAIYMMADSGARGSAAQIRQLAGMRGLMAKPDGSIIETPITSNFREGLNVLQYFISTHGARKGLADTALKTANSGYLTRRLVDVTQDLVVIEEDCGTDLGFNMKALVEGGEVVEPLRERILGRVVAIDVLNPDTQDAVIPAGTMLDEDAVELIDALGIDEVRVRTPLNCETRYGLCAKCYGRDLGRGSLVNIGEAVGVIAAQSIGEPGTQLTMRTFHVGGAASRAAAQSQIEAKSAGAVRFLASIRYVTNPKNEKVVISRSGELIVVDDNGRERERHKVPYGAILNGDDGKHVKAGAVLATWDPHTRPIVTEYAGTVKFENVAEGVTVAKQIDDVTGLSTLVVIDAKRSGGKAQAKGVRPQVKLIDDNGQEVKIHGTDHSVTITFQVGSLITVKDGQQVSVGDILARIPQESSKTRDITGGLPRVAELFEARSPKDAGLLAEVTGTVSFGKDTKGKQRLVITEPDGTAHEYLIPKEKHVMAHDGQVVNKGEYIVDGPAEPHDILRLKGVEELARYIIDEVQDVYRLQGVKINDKHIEVIVRQMLRRVIITDPGDSHFIREEQVERAEVLAANDKLIADGKRGAQYEYVLLGITKASLSTDSFISAASFQETTRVLTEAAIMGKRDELRGLKENVIVGRLIPAGTGLAYHRARRMQALGEDIAPAVIADESVDEAAENVEAG, encoded by the coding sequence ATGAAAGCACTACTCGATCTGTTCAAGCAGGTTACGCAGGAAGAAGAGTTTGACGCGATTACCATCGGTCTGGCTTCTCCGGACAAGGTCCGTTCCTGGTCCTACGGCGAAGTCAAGAAGCCGGAAACCATCAACTATCGCACTTTCAAGCCGGAGCGCGACGGCTTGTTCTGCGCCAAGATTTTCGGTCCGGTCAAGGACTACGAATGTCTCTGCGGCAAGTACAAGCGCCTCAAGCATCGCGGCGTGATCTGCGAAAAGTGCGGCGTCGAAGTCACCCAGTCGAAGGTGCGCCGCGAGCGCATGGGCCATATCGAACTGGCTTCGCCGGTGGCGCATATCTGGTTCCTCAAGTCGCTGCCCTCGCGTCTGGGCATGGTTCTCGACATGACCCTGCGCGACATTGAGCGGGTGCTGTACTTTGAAGCCTTCGTCGTCGTCGAACCCGGCATGACGCCGCTCAATCGCGGTCAGTTGCTGACCGAAGACGATTACCTGGCCAAGGTCGAGGAATATGGCGACGACTTCTCGGCAACCATGGGTGCGGAAGGCGTGCGGGAACTGTTGCGTACGCTCGATATCGCCAACGAGATCGACACCATGCGCCAAGAGCTGGAAGTTACCACCTCCGAAGCCAAGATCAAGAAACTTTCCAAGCGTCTCAAGCTGCTCGAGGGCTTCCGTCAGTCGGGCATCAGGCCGGAATGGATGGTGCTGGAAGTCCTGCCGGTGCTGCCGCCCGATCTGCGTCCGCTGGTACCGCTGGATGGCGGCCGCTTCGCGACTTCGGATCTGAACGACCTGTATCGTCGCGTCATCAACCGCAACAATCGCCTGAAGCGCCTGCTCGAACTGAAGGCGCCGGACATCATCGTGCGCAACGAAAAGCGCATGCTGCAGGAGGCCGTCGATTCGCTGCTCGACAACGGCCGCCGCGGCAAGGCCATGACCGGCGCCAACAAGCGCGCGCTGAAGTCGCTGGCCGACATGATCAAGGGCAAGGGCGGCCGCTTCCGCCAGAACCTGCTCGGCAAGCGCGTCGACTACTCGGGCCGTTCGGTCATCGTCGTCGGCCCGCAGCTCAAGTTGCACCAGTGCGGTCTGCCGAAGAAGATGGCGCTGGAGCTGTTCAAGCCTTTCATTTTCGAGCGCCTCGAAAAGATGGGCATCGCCAGCACCATCAAGGCGGCGAAGAAGGAAGTCGAAGCCGAGACGCCGGTGGTCTGGGACATCCTCGAAGAAGTCATCCGCGAGCATCCGGTGATGCTCAACCGCGCGCCGACGCTGCACCGCCTCGGCATCCAGGCATTCGAGCCGATCCTCATCGAAGGTAAGGCGATTCAGTTGCATCCGCTGGTCTGCGTCGCCTTCAACGCCGACTTCGACGGCGACCAGATGGCCGTGCACGTGCCGCTGTCGCTGGAAGCGCAGATGGAAGCGCGCACGCTGATGCTGGCCTCCAACAACATCCTGTCGCCGGCCAACGGCGAACCCATCATCGTGCCCTCGCAGGACGTGGTGCTGGGGCTGTACTACACCACGCGCGAGCGCATCAACGCACGTGGCGAGGGCATGGCTTTCGTCGACGTATCCGAAGTCAAGCGCGCCTATGAGTCCGGCCAGATCGACCTGCATGCCCGCATCAAGGCGCGCATCAGGGAATACGAAGTCGATGAGGCTGGCAATCGCACGGAAAAGATCACGCGCTACGACACGACGGCCGGCCGCGCCATCCTCTCGGAAATCCTGCCGGCAGGCCTGCCGTTTTCGGTGCTCAACAAGCCGCTCAAGAAGAAGGAAATTTCCAAGCTCATCAACGCCTGCTTCCGTCGCTGCGGTCTGCGCGAGACCGTGATCTTCGCCGACAAGCTGCTGCAGGCCGGCTTCAAGCACGCGACGCGTTCGGGCATCTCGATCTGCGTCGATGACATGCTGGTGCCGACGCAGAAGCAGACCATCATGGATGCTGCCGAAAGCGAGGTGAAGGAAATCGAAAAGCAATACACCTCGGGTCTGGTGACCATTGGCGAGCGTTACAACAAGGTGGTGGATATCTGGGGCCGCGCCGGCGACCAGGTGGCCAAGGCGATGATGGATCAGCTTTCCGTGCAGCAGGTCAAGGATAGCGAGGGCAAGACGGTCGACCAGGAATCCTTCAATGCCATCTACATGATGGCCGATTCCGGTGCGCGCGGCTCGGCCGCGCAGATCCGCCAGCTGGCCGGCATGCGCGGCCTGATGGCCAAGCCGGACGGCTCCATCATCGAGACGCCGATTACCTCGAACTTCCGCGAGGGCCTCAACGTTCTGCAGTACTTCATCTCGACGCACGGTGCGCGCAAGGGTCTGGCCGACACTGCATTGAAGACTGCGAACTCGGGTTACCTGACGCGCCGTCTGGTCGATGTGACGCAGGATCTGGTGGTCATCGAAGAGGATTGCGGCACCGACCTGGGTTTCAACATGAAGGCCCTGGTCGAGGGCGGTGAAGTGGTCGAGCCGCTGCGCGAGCGCATTCTTGGCCGCGTGGTGGCCATCGACGTGCTGAATCCCGACACCCAGGACGCGGTTATTCCGGCAGGCACCATGCTGGATGAAGACGCGGTGGAACTGATCGACGCGCTAGGCATCGATGAAGTGCGCGTGCGCACGCCGCTCAACTGCGAAACCCGCTACGGGCTGTGCGCCAAATGCTACGGTCGCGACCTGGGCCGCGGCTCGCTGGTGAATATCGGCGAGGCGGTCGGCGTCATTGCGGCCCAGTCGATCGGCGAGCCGGGAACCCAGCTCACCATGCGTACCTTCCACGTCGGTGGTGCGGCTTCCCGGGCTGCGGCGCAAAGCCAGATCGAGGCGAAGAGCGCTGGCGCGGTACGCTTCCTGGCTTCGATCCGTTACGTCACCAATCCGAAGAACGAAAAGGTGGTCATTTCCCGGTCGGGCGAGTTGATCGTCGTCGACGACAATGGCCGCGAACGCGAGCGCCACAAGGTTCCCTACGGGGCGATCCTGAACGGCGATGACGGCAAGCACGTCAAGGCGGGTGCGGTTCTTGCCACATGGGATCCGCATACGCGTCCGATCGTTACCGAATATGCCGGTACCGTGAAGTTCGAGAACGTTGCCGAAGGCGTGACCGTGGCAAAGCAGATCGACGACGTCACGGGTCTGTCCACCCTGGTGGTGATCGATGCCAAGCGCAGCGGCGGCAAGGCTCAGGCCAAGGGTGTGCGTCCGCAGGTCAAGCTGATCGACGACAATGGCCAGGAAGTGAAGATTCATGGCACCGATCATTCGGTGACGATCACCTTCCAGGTGGGTTCGCTGATTACCGTCAAGGATGGCCAGCAAGTCAGCGTCGGCGACATTCTTGCGCGCATCCCGCAGGAATCCTCGAAGACCCGCGACATTACCGGCGGTCTGCCGCGCGTTGCGGAGCTGTTCGAGGCCCGCTCACCCAAGGATGCCGGTCTGCTCGCCGAAGTCACGGGCACGGTCTCCTTCGGCAAGGATACCAAGGGCAAGCAGCGCCTGGTGATCACCGAGCCAGATGGCACGGCCCATGAATACCTGATCCCCAAGGAAAAACACGTCATGGCGCACGATGGCCAGGTCGTGAACAAGGGCGAGTACATCGTCGATGGCCCTGCCGAACCGCATGACATCCTGCGCCTCAAGGGTGTCGAGGAACTGGCGCGCTACATCATCGACGAAGTGCAGGACGTTTATCGTCTGCAGGGCGTCAAGATCAATGACAAGCACATCGAGGTGATCGTTCGCCAGATGCTGCGGCGCGTGATCATCACCGATCCGGGCGATTCCCACTTCATCCGCGAGGAACAGGTGGAGCGCGCCGAAGTGCTGGCGGCTAACGACAAGCTGATCGCCGATGGCAAGCGTGGCGCGCAGTACGAATATGTGCTGCTCGGCATCACCAAGGCCTCGTTGTCCACCGATTCGTTCATCTCGGCAGCTTCCTTCCAGGAAACCACGCGCGTGTTGACCGAAGCGGCGATCATGGGCAAGCGTGACGAATTGCGCGGTCTGAAGGAAAACGTCATCGTCGGCCGCCTGATTCCTGCCGGTACCGGTCTGGCCTACCACCGCGCGCGGCGCATGCAGGCACTGGGCGAGGATATCGCGCCGGCCGTCATCGCAGATGAAAGCGTCGATGAAGCAGCAGAAAATGTCGAGGCAGGTTGA
- the rplW gene encoding 50S ribosomal protein L23, with product MSNFNQERLLQVLLAPQISEKATFVADKNEQVVFFVTSDATKPEVKAAVELLFKVQVDSVQISNLKGKVKRFGRSMGRRKDAKKAFVCLKPGQEINFAEGGAA from the coding sequence ATGAGCAACTTCAATCAAGAACGCCTGCTGCAAGTGCTGCTGGCGCCGCAGATTTCCGAGAAGGCAACCTTCGTTGCCGACAAGAACGAGCAGGTCGTGTTCTTCGTGACCTCGGATGCCACCAAGCCTGAAGTCAAGGCTGCCGTTGAACTGCTGTTCAAGGTACAGGTTGACTCGGTGCAGATCTCCAACCTGAAGGGCAAGGTCAAGCGTTTCGGCCGCAGCATGGGGCGTCGCAAGGATGCCAAGAAGGCTTTCGTCTGCCTCAAGCCCGGCCAGGAAATCAATTTTGCTGAAGGGGGGGCCGCTTAA
- the rpsG gene encoding 30S ribosomal protein S7, translating into MPRRREVPKRDILPDPKFGSVDVSKFVNILMTAGKKSVAERIIYGAFDNISSKSGKDPLEVFMQAVNNVKPVVEVKSRRVGGANYQVPVEVRPSRRMALSMRWLREAARKRSEKSMGQRLANELLEAAEGRGSAMKKRDEVHRMAEANKAFSHYRF; encoded by the coding sequence ATGCCACGTCGCAGAGAAGTACCGAAACGTGACATCCTGCCGGATCCAAAGTTCGGCAGCGTCGATGTCTCCAAGTTTGTCAATATTTTGATGACTGCCGGCAAGAAGTCCGTTGCCGAGCGCATCATTTATGGTGCGTTCGACAACATTTCCAGCAAGAGCGGCAAGGATCCGCTGGAAGTCTTCATGCAGGCGGTAAATAACGTCAAGCCGGTGGTCGAGGTGAAGAGTCGTCGCGTCGGCGGTGCCAACTACCAGGTTCCGGTCGAAGTGCGTCCGTCGCGGCGCATGGCGCTGTCGATGCGCTGGTTGCGCGAGGCGGCCCGCAAGCGCAGCGAGAAGTCGATGGGTCAGCGTTTGGCCAATGAGTTGCTCGAGGCTGCGGAAGGACGCGGTTCGGCGATGAAGAAGCGCGACGAGGTGCATCGCATGGCAGAGGCCAACAAGGCCTTCTCGCATTATCGGTTTTAA